A single region of the Mycobacterium avium subsp. avium genome encodes:
- a CDS encoding Zn-ribbon domain-containing OB-fold protein — translation MTPRPIPEPTPVSRPFWDGLAQHRILVQYSPSLRRYVFYPRTLSPGTLADDLEWREIDGAATLYTFTVARRPTGPPWADAVPQLPAVVHWDAGPKFSTELVDVDPGDIRIGMRVSPVFYDLQDGITLLKYRPA, via the coding sequence ATGACACCGCGCCCGATTCCCGAGCCCACCCCCGTCTCGCGGCCGTTCTGGGACGGCCTGGCGCAGCATCGGATCCTGGTGCAGTACTCGCCGTCGCTGCGGCGCTACGTGTTCTATCCGCGCACCCTGTCACCGGGAACGCTGGCCGACGACCTGGAATGGCGGGAAATCGACGGCGCCGCAACGCTGTACACGTTCACCGTCGCACGCCGGCCCACCGGCCCGCCGTGGGCCGACGCGGTGCCGCAGCTGCCCGCGGTGGTGCACTGGGATGCCGGGCCGAAGTTCAGCACCGAGCTGGTCGACGTCGACCCCGGCGACATCAGGATCGGGATGCGGGTCAGCCCGGTGTTCTACGATCTGCAGGACGGGATCACGCTGTTGAAGTACCGGCCCGCATGA
- a CDS encoding flavin-containing monooxygenase, translating into MTDVSDVLVIGAGFGGLYAVHRAASSGLSVTALEAAPDVGGTWYWNRYPGARCDVESVDYSYSFDEELQRSWQWTERFAAQPEILAYLRHVADRFDLRRHYRFGADVVDAAFEHGRWRVGTSNGQTFAARFLICATGCLSAVNRPDIPGAQDFSGEVYFTAAWPREDPDLRGKRVGLIGTGSSGIQATPIIAAQAESLVVFQRSANYTIPMPNRPFSAEEQQRIQEQYPERRRRSAYATSGTPHGTYHKNAVDTDPAERAEALWKRWREGGVLFAKTFPDQTSDPAANDIARTFAEERIREIVTDPDVAADLIPVDHPIGTKRICTDDGYYATFNRDNVRLVNLRREPIEAITADGIRTSTTTYPCDVLIFATGFDALTGALTRINPTGPRGDRLRDIWADGPLTFLGMMVPGLPNLFSISGPGSPSVLANMVLHAEVQVDWVIDLLCAARRLGVTEVEPRRDAAVAWTRHVAEVAERTLFPKAASSWYLGANIEGKKRVFMPYIGGFGTYRRHCEQVADRGYAGLVLTTR; encoded by the coding sequence ATGACCGACGTCAGCGATGTCCTCGTCATCGGCGCCGGATTCGGCGGGCTCTACGCCGTGCACCGTGCCGCCTCATCCGGCCTGTCGGTGACCGCGCTCGAGGCGGCCCCGGACGTCGGCGGCACCTGGTACTGGAACCGCTACCCGGGTGCGCGTTGCGACGTCGAAAGTGTGGACTACTCCTATTCTTTCGACGAAGAGCTGCAGCGCAGCTGGCAGTGGACCGAACGCTTCGCCGCACAGCCGGAGATCCTCGCCTATCTGCGGCACGTCGCCGACCGCTTCGACCTGCGCCGCCACTATCGCTTCGGTGCGGACGTCGTCGACGCCGCGTTCGAACACGGCCGCTGGCGCGTCGGCACCAGCAACGGGCAGACCTTTGCCGCACGGTTCCTGATCTGCGCCACCGGCTGCCTGTCGGCGGTCAACCGGCCCGATATCCCTGGGGCGCAGGACTTCTCGGGCGAGGTGTACTTCACCGCCGCCTGGCCGCGCGAGGATCCCGACCTGCGCGGCAAGCGGGTCGGCCTGATCGGCACCGGATCGTCGGGAATCCAGGCGACCCCCATCATCGCCGCGCAAGCCGAAAGCCTGGTCGTCTTTCAGCGATCCGCGAACTACACCATTCCCATGCCCAACCGGCCGTTTTCGGCCGAGGAACAGCAACGGATTCAAGAGCAGTATCCCGAGCGCCGCCGCCGCTCCGCCTACGCAACGTCGGGCACCCCGCACGGCACGTACCACAAGAACGCCGTCGACACCGACCCGGCCGAACGGGCCGAAGCGCTGTGGAAGCGGTGGCGCGAGGGTGGCGTGCTGTTCGCGAAGACGTTCCCCGACCAAACCAGCGATCCGGCCGCCAACGACATCGCCAGGACGTTCGCTGAGGAGCGGATCCGGGAAATCGTCACCGATCCCGACGTCGCGGCGGACCTCATTCCAGTGGATCACCCGATCGGCACCAAACGGATCTGCACCGACGACGGCTACTACGCCACCTTCAACCGCGACAATGTGCGGCTGGTGAACCTGCGCCGCGAGCCCATCGAAGCAATCACCGCAGACGGAATACGAACCAGCACAACGACATATCCCTGCGATGTGCTGATCTTCGCGACCGGCTTCGACGCGCTGACCGGAGCGTTGACCCGCATCAACCCCACGGGGCCCCGCGGCGACCGACTGCGCGACATCTGGGCCGACGGGCCACTGACCTTTCTCGGCATGATGGTGCCTGGCCTGCCGAACCTGTTCAGCATCAGCGGGCCCGGCAGCCCCTCGGTGCTGGCCAACATGGTGCTGCATGCCGAAGTCCAAGTCGACTGGGTCATCGATTTGCTGTGTGCGGCGCGCCGACTGGGGGTGACCGAGGTCGAGCCGCGGCGGGACGCGGCCGTGGCGTGGACCCGGCACGTGGCCGAGGTGGCCGAGCGGACGCTGTTCCCCAAGGCGGCCTCGTCGTGGTACCTGGGCGCCAACATCGAAGGCAAGAAACGAGTGTTCATGCCCTACATCGGAGGGTTCGGCACGTATCGGCGGCACTGCGAGCAGGTGGCCGACCGCGGCTATGCCGGGCTGGTGCTGACGACACGATGA